A genomic segment from Salvia splendens isolate huo1 chromosome 13, SspV2, whole genome shotgun sequence encodes:
- the LOC121760297 gene encoding uncharacterized protein LOC121760297 isoform X5, giving the protein MHIIKISKIELMPNEDHRHLLSCFGCISTLESLKILKFSITNPVVNHGNVFLVTRGSLKLPQGLEKFHLSGMGFPWEYMDVVGSLPYLRVLKLRSYAFQGSHWETQQGRFGSLKFLLMEESDLVQWKPGYGSFARLSYLSMKHCYKLKEIGMPAFLDQRGCNPLALTWADQLRPSVGSTLRVIAFSSFYNKPTTFKSESADDEEENNDIEEIIDCPMKLFGQTSVEEDGECTYNHEDETEEDYTEEISDQMMSFEEDGRLMPKHQ; this is encoded by the exons ATGCATATAATCAAAATATCAAAG ATTGAGCTGATGCCTAATGAAGACCATAGACACCTTTTGAGTTGTTTTGGCTGCATTTCGACACTTGAAAGTTTGAAGATACTCAAATTCAGTATCACAAATCCCGTAGTCAATCATGGTAATGTTTTCTTGGTGACTCGTGGATCACTAAAGTTGCCACAAGGTTTGGAAAAGTTTCATTTGAGTGGCATGGGTTTTCCCTGGGAATACATGGATGTTGTTGGCTCTTTGCCATATCTTCGAGTGCTCAAATTGCGTTCCTACGCCTTTCAAGGGTCTCATTGGGAAACACAACAAGGAAGGTTTGGGAGTCTTAAGTTTCTTCTAATGGAAGAAAGTGATTTGGTGCAATGGAAACCAGGATATGGAAGCTTTGCTAGGCTTTCATACCTAAGCATGAAACATTGCTACAAACTAAAAGAGATCGGCATGCCTGCTTTTCTAGACCAACGTGGATGCAATCCTTTAGCTTTGACTTGGGCAGACCAATTACGACCAAGTGTTGGTTCTACGCTTCGTGTAATTGCCTTTTCTTCATTTTACAATAAACCAACAACTTTCAAATCTGAAAG CGCTGACGATGAGGAAGAGAATAACGATATTGAAGAAATTATTGACTGCCCGATGAAG TTGTTTGGGCAGACGAGCGTTGAAGAAGATGGTGAATGTACATATAATCATGAGGATGAAACGGAAGAGGATTATACTGAAGAAATTTCAGATCAAATGATG AGTTTTGAAGAAGATGGCAGGCTTATGCCGAAGCACCAATGA
- the LOC121760297 gene encoding probable disease resistance RPP8-like protein 2 isoform X1: MHIIKISKVLLPSYRYLPERLKMLFLFIGVFPQDYYTPISKIILMLKAEGLWGNWDCLRELAIDYSLVLCSMKSVNKNINKKYIGEFKTCRLHSSWQHVCRVEASKCKFYHVLNKLIDAKEEVLKGQRGLCLENNILFSTKEFCNSVRLNCSFSTRSLLFYWPYHQYPISIDVSFRLIREIDALKLRFYTFPDEILSLVQLKYLALTCNGEVPATISKLFNLRALIIHPSYVPIEIWDMQELQHIEILGKSLVAPPHVASLKNLKTLVGVNASICTISELLRRIPNIRKFGIQIELMPNEDHRHLLSCFGCISTLESLKILKFSITNPVVNHGNVFLVTRGSLKLPQGLEKFHLSGMGFPWEYMDVVGSLPYLRVLKLRSYAFQGSHWETQQGRFGSLKFLLMEESDLVQWKPGYGSFARLSYLSMKHCYKLKEIGMPAFLDQRGCNPLALTWADQLRPSVGSTLRVIAFSSFYNKPTTFKSESADDEEENNDIEEIIDCPMKLFGQTSVEEDGECTYNHEDETEEDYTEEISDQMMSFEEDGRLMPKHQ; encoded by the exons ATGCATATAATCAAAATATCAAAGGTACTTTTACCAAGTTACCGCTACTTGCCTGAACGTCTTAAAATGCTATTTCTGTTTATCGGAGTTTTCCCTCAAGATTATTACACACCCATTTCCAAGATCATCCTTATGCTCAAAGCTGAGGGGTTGTGGGGTAATTGGGATTGTTTGAGAGAGCTAGCTATCGATTATAGTCTTGTTTTATGTAGCATGAAGAGCGtgaataaaaatatcaataagaaATATATTGGTGAGTTTAAAACTTGTCGGCTTCATTCTTCATGGCAGCACGTGTGTAGAGTTGAAGCTAGCAAGTGTAAGTTTTATCACGTCTTAAATAAGTTGATTGATGCCAAAGAAGAAGTTCTAAAAGGTCAGCGTGGATTGTGTCTTGAAAATAACATTTTATTCAGTACCAAAGAGTTTTGCAACTCAGTAAGATTGAACTGTTCATTCTCCACACGTTCTCTCCTTTTCTATTGGCCTTACCACCAATATCCGATCTCTATAGATGTTAGTTTCAGATTGATTAGGGAAATAGATGCTCTTAAGCTGCGTTTCTATACTTTCCCAGATGAAATTCTGTCACTAGTTCAACTAAAGTACCTTGCTCTAACTTGTAACGGAGAAGTCCCTGCAACTATATCAAAACTTTTCAACCTCCGAGCCTTGATTATCCATCCATCATATGTACCAATAGAAATATGGGACATGCAAGAGTTACAACATATTGAGATCTTGGGCAAGAGCCTTGTAGCTCCACCTCATGTTGCTTCTTTGAAAAATCTCAAAACACTTGTGGGTGTGAACGCTAGCATTTGTACCATCTCGGAACTCTTAAGAAGAATTCCTAACATAAGGAAATTTGGAATACAGATTGAGCTGATGCCTAATGAAGACCATAGACACCTTTTGAGTTGTTTTGGCTGCATTTCGACACTTGAAAGTTTGAAGATACTCAAATTCAGTATCACAAATCCCGTAGTCAATCATGGTAATGTTTTCTTGGTGACTCGTGGATCACTAAAGTTGCCACAAGGTTTGGAAAAGTTTCATTTGAGTGGCATGGGTTTTCCCTGGGAATACATGGATGTTGTTGGCTCTTTGCCATATCTTCGAGTGCTCAAATTGCGTTCCTACGCCTTTCAAGGGTCTCATTGGGAAACACAACAAGGAAGGTTTGGGAGTCTTAAGTTTCTTCTAATGGAAGAAAGTGATTTGGTGCAATGGAAACCAGGATATGGAAGCTTTGCTAGGCTTTCATACCTAAGCATGAAACATTGCTACAAACTAAAAGAGATCGGCATGCCTGCTTTTCTAGACCAACGTGGATGCAATCCTTTAGCTTTGACTTGGGCAGACCAATTACGACCAAGTGTTGGTTCTACGCTTCGTGTAATTGCCTTTTCTTCATTTTACAATAAACCAACAACTTTCAAATCTGAAAG CGCTGACGATGAGGAAGAGAATAACGATATTGAAGAAATTATTGACTGCCCGATGAAG TTGTTTGGGCAGACGAGCGTTGAAGAAGATGGTGAATGTACATATAATCATGAGGATGAAACGGAAGAGGATTATACTGAAGAAATTTCAGATCAAATGATG AGTTTTGAAGAAGATGGCAGGCTTATGCCGAAGCACCAATGA
- the LOC121760297 gene encoding probable disease resistance RPP8-like protein 2 isoform X2, which yields MHIIKISKVLLPSYRYLPERLKMLFLFIGVFPQDYYTPISKIILMLKAEGLWGNWDCLRELAIDYSLVLCSMKSVNKNINKKYIGEFKTCRLHSSWQHVCRVEASKCKFYHVLNKLIDAKEEVLKGQRGLCLENNILFSTKEFCNSVRLNCSFSTRSLLFYWPYHQYPISIDVSFRLIREIDALKLRFYTFPDEILSLVQLKYLALTCNGEVPATISKLFNLRALIIHPSYVPIEIWDMQELQHIEILGKSLVAPPHVASLKNLKTLVGVNASICTISELLRRIPNIRKFGIQIELMPNEDHRHLLSCFGCISTLESLKILKFSITNPVVNHGNVFLVTRGSLKLPQGLEKFHLSGMGFPWEYMDVVGSLPYLRVLKLRSYAFQGSHWETQQGRFGSLKFLLMEESDLVQWKPGYGSFARLSYLSMKHCYKLKEIGMPAFLDQRGCNPLALTWADQLRPSVGSTLRVIAFSSFYNKPTTFKSESADDEEENNDIEEIIDCPMKTSVEEDGECTYNHEDETEEDYTEEISDQMMSFEEDGRLMPKHQ from the exons ATGCATATAATCAAAATATCAAAGGTACTTTTACCAAGTTACCGCTACTTGCCTGAACGTCTTAAAATGCTATTTCTGTTTATCGGAGTTTTCCCTCAAGATTATTACACACCCATTTCCAAGATCATCCTTATGCTCAAAGCTGAGGGGTTGTGGGGTAATTGGGATTGTTTGAGAGAGCTAGCTATCGATTATAGTCTTGTTTTATGTAGCATGAAGAGCGtgaataaaaatatcaataagaaATATATTGGTGAGTTTAAAACTTGTCGGCTTCATTCTTCATGGCAGCACGTGTGTAGAGTTGAAGCTAGCAAGTGTAAGTTTTATCACGTCTTAAATAAGTTGATTGATGCCAAAGAAGAAGTTCTAAAAGGTCAGCGTGGATTGTGTCTTGAAAATAACATTTTATTCAGTACCAAAGAGTTTTGCAACTCAGTAAGATTGAACTGTTCATTCTCCACACGTTCTCTCCTTTTCTATTGGCCTTACCACCAATATCCGATCTCTATAGATGTTAGTTTCAGATTGATTAGGGAAATAGATGCTCTTAAGCTGCGTTTCTATACTTTCCCAGATGAAATTCTGTCACTAGTTCAACTAAAGTACCTTGCTCTAACTTGTAACGGAGAAGTCCCTGCAACTATATCAAAACTTTTCAACCTCCGAGCCTTGATTATCCATCCATCATATGTACCAATAGAAATATGGGACATGCAAGAGTTACAACATATTGAGATCTTGGGCAAGAGCCTTGTAGCTCCACCTCATGTTGCTTCTTTGAAAAATCTCAAAACACTTGTGGGTGTGAACGCTAGCATTTGTACCATCTCGGAACTCTTAAGAAGAATTCCTAACATAAGGAAATTTGGAATACAGATTGAGCTGATGCCTAATGAAGACCATAGACACCTTTTGAGTTGTTTTGGCTGCATTTCGACACTTGAAAGTTTGAAGATACTCAAATTCAGTATCACAAATCCCGTAGTCAATCATGGTAATGTTTTCTTGGTGACTCGTGGATCACTAAAGTTGCCACAAGGTTTGGAAAAGTTTCATTTGAGTGGCATGGGTTTTCCCTGGGAATACATGGATGTTGTTGGCTCTTTGCCATATCTTCGAGTGCTCAAATTGCGTTCCTACGCCTTTCAAGGGTCTCATTGGGAAACACAACAAGGAAGGTTTGGGAGTCTTAAGTTTCTTCTAATGGAAGAAAGTGATTTGGTGCAATGGAAACCAGGATATGGAAGCTTTGCTAGGCTTTCATACCTAAGCATGAAACATTGCTACAAACTAAAAGAGATCGGCATGCCTGCTTTTCTAGACCAACGTGGATGCAATCCTTTAGCTTTGACTTGGGCAGACCAATTACGACCAAGTGTTGGTTCTACGCTTCGTGTAATTGCCTTTTCTTCATTTTACAATAAACCAACAACTTTCAAATCTGAAAG CGCTGACGATGAGGAAGAGAATAACGATATTGAAGAAATTATTGACTGCCCGATGAAG ACGAGCGTTGAAGAAGATGGTGAATGTACATATAATCATGAGGATGAAACGGAAGAGGATTATACTGAAGAAATTTCAGATCAAATGATG AGTTTTGAAGAAGATGGCAGGCTTATGCCGAAGCACCAATGA
- the LOC121760297 gene encoding probable disease resistance RPP8-like protein 2 isoform X3, with product MHIIKISKVLLPSYRYLPERLKMLFLFIGVFPQDYYTPISKIILMLKAEGLWGNWDCLRELAIDYSLVLCSMKSVNKNINKKYIGEFKTCRLHSSWQHVCRVEASKCKFYHVLNKLIDAKEEVLKGQRGLCLENNILFSTKEFCNSVRLNCSFSTRSLLFYWPYHQYPISIDVSFRLIREIDALKLRFYTFPDEILSLVQLKYLALTCNGEVPATISKLFNLRALIIHPSYVPIEIWDMQELQHIEILGKSLVAPPHVASLKNLKTLVGVNASICTISELLRRIPNIRKFGIQIELMPNEDHRHLLSCFGCISTLESLKILKFSITNPVVNHGNVFLVTRGSLKLPQGLEKFHLSGMGFPWEYMDVVGSLPYLRVLKLRSYAFQGSHWETQQGRFGSLKFLLMEESDLVQWKPGYGSFARLSYLSMKHCYKLKEIGMPAFLDQRGCNPLALTWADQLRPSVGSTLRVIAFSSFYNKPTTFKSESADDEEENNDIEEIIDCPMKCLVVWADER from the exons ATGCATATAATCAAAATATCAAAGGTACTTTTACCAAGTTACCGCTACTTGCCTGAACGTCTTAAAATGCTATTTCTGTTTATCGGAGTTTTCCCTCAAGATTATTACACACCCATTTCCAAGATCATCCTTATGCTCAAAGCTGAGGGGTTGTGGGGTAATTGGGATTGTTTGAGAGAGCTAGCTATCGATTATAGTCTTGTTTTATGTAGCATGAAGAGCGtgaataaaaatatcaataagaaATATATTGGTGAGTTTAAAACTTGTCGGCTTCATTCTTCATGGCAGCACGTGTGTAGAGTTGAAGCTAGCAAGTGTAAGTTTTATCACGTCTTAAATAAGTTGATTGATGCCAAAGAAGAAGTTCTAAAAGGTCAGCGTGGATTGTGTCTTGAAAATAACATTTTATTCAGTACCAAAGAGTTTTGCAACTCAGTAAGATTGAACTGTTCATTCTCCACACGTTCTCTCCTTTTCTATTGGCCTTACCACCAATATCCGATCTCTATAGATGTTAGTTTCAGATTGATTAGGGAAATAGATGCTCTTAAGCTGCGTTTCTATACTTTCCCAGATGAAATTCTGTCACTAGTTCAACTAAAGTACCTTGCTCTAACTTGTAACGGAGAAGTCCCTGCAACTATATCAAAACTTTTCAACCTCCGAGCCTTGATTATCCATCCATCATATGTACCAATAGAAATATGGGACATGCAAGAGTTACAACATATTGAGATCTTGGGCAAGAGCCTTGTAGCTCCACCTCATGTTGCTTCTTTGAAAAATCTCAAAACACTTGTGGGTGTGAACGCTAGCATTTGTACCATCTCGGAACTCTTAAGAAGAATTCCTAACATAAGGAAATTTGGAATACAGATTGAGCTGATGCCTAATGAAGACCATAGACACCTTTTGAGTTGTTTTGGCTGCATTTCGACACTTGAAAGTTTGAAGATACTCAAATTCAGTATCACAAATCCCGTAGTCAATCATGGTAATGTTTTCTTGGTGACTCGTGGATCACTAAAGTTGCCACAAGGTTTGGAAAAGTTTCATTTGAGTGGCATGGGTTTTCCCTGGGAATACATGGATGTTGTTGGCTCTTTGCCATATCTTCGAGTGCTCAAATTGCGTTCCTACGCCTTTCAAGGGTCTCATTGGGAAACACAACAAGGAAGGTTTGGGAGTCTTAAGTTTCTTCTAATGGAAGAAAGTGATTTGGTGCAATGGAAACCAGGATATGGAAGCTTTGCTAGGCTTTCATACCTAAGCATGAAACATTGCTACAAACTAAAAGAGATCGGCATGCCTGCTTTTCTAGACCAACGTGGATGCAATCCTTTAGCTTTGACTTGGGCAGACCAATTACGACCAAGTGTTGGTTCTACGCTTCGTGTAATTGCCTTTTCTTCATTTTACAATAAACCAACAACTTTCAAATCTGAAAG CGCTGACGATGAGGAAGAGAATAACGATATTGAAGAAATTATTGACTGCCCGATGAAG TGTTTAGTTGTTTGGGCAGACGAGCGTTGA
- the LOC121760297 gene encoding probable disease resistance RPP8-like protein 2 isoform X4, producing the protein MHIIKISKVLLPSYRYLPERLKMLFLFIGVFPQDYYTPISKIILMLKAEGLWGNWDCLRELAIDYSLVLCSMKSVNKNINKKYIGEFKTCRLHSSWQHVCRVEASKCKFYHVLNKLIDAKEEVLKGQRGLCLENNILFSTKEFCNSVRLNCSFSTRSLLFYWPYHQYPISIDVSFRLIREIDALKLRFYTFPDEILSLVQLKYLALTCNGEVPATISKLFNLRALIIHPSYVPIEIWDMQELQHIEILGKSLVAPPHVASLKNLKTLVGVNASICTISELLRRIPNIRKFGIQIELMPNEDHRHLLSCFGCISTLESLKILKFSITNPVVNHGNVFLVTRGSLKLPQGLEKFHLSGMGFPWEYMDVVGSLPYLRVLKLRSYAFQGSHWETQQGRFGSLKFLLMEESDLVQWKPGYGSFARLSYLSMKHCYKLKEIGMPAFLDQRGCNPLALTWADQLRPSVGSTLRVIAFSSFYNKPTTFKSESADDEEENNDIEEIIDCPMKVLYMSML; encoded by the exons ATGCATATAATCAAAATATCAAAGGTACTTTTACCAAGTTACCGCTACTTGCCTGAACGTCTTAAAATGCTATTTCTGTTTATCGGAGTTTTCCCTCAAGATTATTACACACCCATTTCCAAGATCATCCTTATGCTCAAAGCTGAGGGGTTGTGGGGTAATTGGGATTGTTTGAGAGAGCTAGCTATCGATTATAGTCTTGTTTTATGTAGCATGAAGAGCGtgaataaaaatatcaataagaaATATATTGGTGAGTTTAAAACTTGTCGGCTTCATTCTTCATGGCAGCACGTGTGTAGAGTTGAAGCTAGCAAGTGTAAGTTTTATCACGTCTTAAATAAGTTGATTGATGCCAAAGAAGAAGTTCTAAAAGGTCAGCGTGGATTGTGTCTTGAAAATAACATTTTATTCAGTACCAAAGAGTTTTGCAACTCAGTAAGATTGAACTGTTCATTCTCCACACGTTCTCTCCTTTTCTATTGGCCTTACCACCAATATCCGATCTCTATAGATGTTAGTTTCAGATTGATTAGGGAAATAGATGCTCTTAAGCTGCGTTTCTATACTTTCCCAGATGAAATTCTGTCACTAGTTCAACTAAAGTACCTTGCTCTAACTTGTAACGGAGAAGTCCCTGCAACTATATCAAAACTTTTCAACCTCCGAGCCTTGATTATCCATCCATCATATGTACCAATAGAAATATGGGACATGCAAGAGTTACAACATATTGAGATCTTGGGCAAGAGCCTTGTAGCTCCACCTCATGTTGCTTCTTTGAAAAATCTCAAAACACTTGTGGGTGTGAACGCTAGCATTTGTACCATCTCGGAACTCTTAAGAAGAATTCCTAACATAAGGAAATTTGGAATACAGATTGAGCTGATGCCTAATGAAGACCATAGACACCTTTTGAGTTGTTTTGGCTGCATTTCGACACTTGAAAGTTTGAAGATACTCAAATTCAGTATCACAAATCCCGTAGTCAATCATGGTAATGTTTTCTTGGTGACTCGTGGATCACTAAAGTTGCCACAAGGTTTGGAAAAGTTTCATTTGAGTGGCATGGGTTTTCCCTGGGAATACATGGATGTTGTTGGCTCTTTGCCATATCTTCGAGTGCTCAAATTGCGTTCCTACGCCTTTCAAGGGTCTCATTGGGAAACACAACAAGGAAGGTTTGGGAGTCTTAAGTTTCTTCTAATGGAAGAAAGTGATTTGGTGCAATGGAAACCAGGATATGGAAGCTTTGCTAGGCTTTCATACCTAAGCATGAAACATTGCTACAAACTAAAAGAGATCGGCATGCCTGCTTTTCTAGACCAACGTGGATGCAATCCTTTAGCTTTGACTTGGGCAGACCAATTACGACCAAGTGTTGGTTCTACGCTTCGTGTAATTGCCTTTTCTTCATTTTACAATAAACCAACAACTTTCAAATCTGAAAG CGCTGACGATGAGGAAGAGAATAACGATATTGAAGAAATTATTGACTGCCCGATGAAGGTATTATACATGTCAATGTTGTGA